The following DNA comes from Neosynechococcus sphagnicola sy1.
AATATGTAGACTTCACGGGTGGTGAACCTTTACTGCGCTCAGATGTAGGAGCAATCTATACTGAGGCCAAGCGTCAGGGATTCTACACCACCATGACGACCAACACCATTCTGTACCCAAAGCGGGCAAAAGAAATTCAAGGGCTGGTAGATTTCTTGAATTTTTCTCTGGATGGTTCTGATGCCGAAACCCATGACCAGTCTCGGGGGGTGAAAATTTTTGACACCCTCGTGGAGTCTGTGGCGATCGCCCAAGACTTGGGTGAATTTCCGGTGCTCAATCACACGGTAACAGCCCAGAACTATCAGCGCATCAGTGAGGTGGCGGAATTAGGGCAGCGCCTGAATGTACGCATCTGGCTGAATCCTGCTTTTACGGCCCACAGTCACTACAACTCCAAAAAGAACCCGACCCCAGAAATGGTGGCAGCCATTGAGTCTGCTGCACGGCAGTATAGTGGTTTGGGCTATAACAAGGCGGCTCTTGCTTTCATTCAAGCGGGGGGCAACGATACCCAGAATCCACGTTGCAAAGCCGTGGATGCCGTGATTGCGATTTCACCGGATAACAAGCTGCTCCTCCCCTGCTATCACTTTGCTCAAACCGGCGTTCCCATTGAAGGCCGACTCTATGACCTGTATCGTCAGTCCGAGGTGGTGGAGTCATACCGACAATCTCAAGGTAAACTATCAGTGTGCGAAGGTTGCACAGTCTGGTGTTACCTGATCCCCAGCTTTTTCATGGGGATGGACAAATACTGGTGGTTAAACCAAGTGACCTATGCCAGCGAATTCTTGGCCCGAAAACGATTCTTGCAACGAGTTTGAGGCGATAGATACTCTGCTTGCGGAGCTCTCGACCTTTAGCGAAGCGGATGAAACCCCTCATCCAGTTCAGGGGCAGTTTCAAGGTCGCCGTCGTAAGGCGGCGATCGTCCTAGTGATCATTTGGAGTGGTACCATTGCCCTCCACTTAGTTTCTTGGGGCATCTGGTTAGTCCTAGCCTTAACCACGGTCATGGGGGTTCATGCCCTGCGCATCTTACTGGCTCGTCCTCTGTCAGTGTCTGAATGGACGACGGCGAGCAAACCTGAGACGGACACCCTGGCTGAAACCTGGCCGCTGATTTCCTTACTGGTCGCCGCCAAAAATGAAGAGGCTGTGATTGGGAATCTGATTCGTACCCTTTGTAATCTGGACTATCCCGTCAGTCGCTACGAACTCTGGGTGATCGATGACAACAGTACGGATCAAACCCCTGTCATCTTGGAGCAGTTCACTGGAAAATATCCCCAACTGAAAGTATTACGACGTCCCCCCGGTGCTTCTGGGGGTAAATCCGGTGCCTTAAACCAAGTGTTGCCCCTGACCATGGGTGACATCGTTGGAGTCTTTGATGCCGATGCCCAGGTGACACCGGATCTCCTCCAACGTTTGTTGCCTCTGTTTGTCCGTCCAGCCGTGGGCGCGGTTCAGGTACGTAAAGATATTGCCAATGCCCCTACCAATCTTTGGACCCAGGGACAGGCAGCGGAAATGGCTCTGGATTCTTACTTTCAGCAGCAGCGAGTTGCCATTGGCGGTATTGGGGAGTTGCGCGGCAATGGTCAATTTGTCCGCCGCACGGCTCTGGAAGGATGTGGGGGTTGGAATGAGGAGACGATTACAGATGACTTGGATCTCACCCTGCGCCTCCATCTTCACAACTGGGATGTTGACTTTCTCCTCGCGCCCGCCGTGTCTGAGGAGGGGGTGACCCGTGCGATCTCCCTTTGGCACCAGCGAAATCGTTGGGCAGAAGGGGGATTCCAGCGTTATCTAGACTATTGGCAACTGTTATTCCAGAATCGCTTGGGCAAAGCTAAAACCTTTGATCTCATCTTGTTTTGGATCACGCAATATCTGTTGCCAACAGCTGCCATTCCCGATTCCTTAATGGCGATCGCCCGCAGTCGCCTTCCAATCTTGACTCCCATTACCGCCCTGACGATTGGGCTTTCCCTGGCGGGGATGTTCTTGGGTCTGCGGCGGATTCAGCAACGTTCCTACGTCACCACCCTTCTACAAACCCTCTACGGCACTTTTTATATGCTGCACTGGCTGGTCATTGTTGCCAGTGTCACGATGCGGATGTCCATTCGTCCCAAGCGTCTAAAGTGGATAAAGACAATACACCAGGGTTCCCACACCGCTGAGGTCGGTCAGTCCCAGAACTAGGGAGCGATGGCCGAAGGCCTCTCTAGAGAACGGAGGAGCAGCTCCGCCAATGACCATCGCAGCCTAGCCATCCTCGATTCAGAAGGAAGTTTCGCCATCCCCATCTGGCTCTTCCCAGATGGGCAGAGGATCGCTGGCGATCGCTTCGGGAGCGGTTGATCCCGACTCTAGACTTACGATCTGGCCGCGAAAAAAATCGGCCAAGCTCTTGGCGGCTCGGGTAACTTCGTCCTCGGGTTGCCAGGTGAAGCTCTGGCTCAAACCTGCTGTGGGGGTGGGTGGTACCTCTGAGTCTTGAGGTTCTGGTGTCGAAGGCGGAGTTGCCGCTTCCCCTATTTTCGGAGGAGGGGCGGCGGCAGCCATCGGCAGTGAATGGGAAGCAAGGGTTGGCGGCGGCGGGGCGACCAGAGGTGGCAGCGGCATCTCATTTACCGGGGCGCGATTCTGGTACTGTCCATTGTCAATGGGCAGAGGTGCGGGAGTCAGGGGCTGCTCGGGAGAACTGGCAACCTCTAGGGTGACTTTAACCTTGCGCTGGAAAACTTTTTCAAAGGCTGCTTCCAGATTGGGAAGTTTTCCCTGGGTAATCTTGAGGAGGGGCTGGGAACTAACCGCAACCCTGGCGTCCTGGCTCCGAAACGCTAGCAAGCGACACTGTTGTCGGACCAGTACCTGGGTTGAATAGGGTTGCACCTCCTCAATCACCGTATTCCAGATCTGGGTGAGTTCGGTTGTGGCATCTAGCTGCGGATCGGCGAAGTCAGAGGGTTTTGGAGCTGCTTCTGTCAGCGATTGCTGCGGTATTGGGGCGAGGCTTGTCTTGGGGGGCTGAGGTGGAGATGATGACGTGATTGCAGCTGGCGGCGTTAGCGGAGGGGTCGCAAGACTGGCGGATGCTGGAGGTGGGGCTTGGGATTTTAGGGACAGGATTTGGGCTGAAGGAAGTAACCCCATCAGGGTGACCTCTAGCCACAGGCGCGGCTGGGTGGTGTTTTTGATTTGCAGTTCTGCGGTTCGTAGATGTTGCTGCCCTACTAGAATGGTTGCCAGATCAAACCCCTGGACAAATTCACAGAGTTGTAACCAGGTGGGGGCCGTAATGGCTACCAAGTCCTGGCGAGTGGGGGCGGTCTTGGCAATCAGCAAGTCCCGGTAAAAGCTAGCTAAATTTTGGAGCACAATCAGGGGTTCCCGACCCCGATCCATCAGGTGGCGAGCCTGATCGAGGATCTGTTCTGGCTGATCCTGGGCGATCGCCTGCACCAGGGTGAGTAAGTCCCGCTCTGGCACCGCGCCCACCAGATCCCATACCTGTTCCACCCTCACGGGGCCGGGCAAGAGGCTCAACTGATCTAAGAGACTCTCCGCATCTCGCAGTCCTCCCTGAGCAATTTGACCCACCAGTTCCAGGGCATCGGGGGTAATTTGAATCTGCTCTTGGTGGGCGATCGCCCCCAAATGCCCCACCATCGCCTCTAGGGGAATGCGACGAAAATCAAACCGTTGACAGCGGGAAATAATCGTCGGTAAAACCCGCTGGGGGTCGGTGGTCGCTAGGACAAACACAACCCGGGGCGGGGGTTCCTCCAAAGTTTTCAACAGAGCATTGAAGGCCGCCACCGATAACATGTGGCATTCATCGATCACATAGACTTTGTAACGACATTGGACGGGGGCAAATTGAGCTCGTTCAATCAACTCCCGGATGTTATCGACCCCGGTATTGCTGGCGGCATCGATTTCAATCACATCCAGTGCTGCCCCGCGGATGATGGACAGACAAACTTCACAGACTCCGCAGGGGTGTTCCGTGGGTCGATCTTCCTGAATACAGTTGAGAGACTTGGCAAGAATCCGGGCACTGGAAGTTTTACCCGTTCCCCGTGGCCCGGTAAATAGGTAAGCTGGGGCGATCCGTTGCTGGCGCAGTGCGTTTGTCAAGGTGGTGGCGATCGCGGTTTGCCCCACCAACTGGGCAAAGGTTTGGGGTCGATACTTATGGTGAAGCGGTTCGTAGGTCACAATCGCCAGCGCCGGGAGGGAGTGGGTAAGCTGTCTATCGCCAACTTCGGATCACAGGTTCACGCAACAGTTCGCGGTTGCCTTGGGTCACCGTCAGGAAAATGCCCCGAGGGGTATCCGCCAAGATATAGAGCACATCTCCATTGACCGCTTCAAAATAGCTCCCTTGGGGAGCGTAGTCCTTGAGGGGGAGGCGAATTCGTTGCTGGGGATCTGCTTTGGCAACCCCCACGTAGAAACCAGGCAGATCGCCCCCGCAGATGCTAACCCAAAAGCTGCGGGTTTCGGTAGCGACAAAAACACTTTCCCCTGGTTGACAATAGTCCGGTGAATTTTGGGCCATCTGCATCGGGCGATCGCCCCCTCTCAACGGAGGCGCCTCAGTCCCTCCGCCAACCGATGCCAGAACCCCACTGATCCATCCCAGCCCCAGTAAAACCGCCGGCACAAGTCTATGGAGTAGTCGTCGTAGACGCACCATCTTTCTATTTCTCCGCGCAATCCTTCGCAAGCTTTCAACGTTGAGTTGGTGCCTCAAGAGTTTTCAAAGGGGACATTTTTGAGGATTTCCCCCCATGAATACGGGTCTTGACAGACCCCTAGGGTGAGTGTAACCCGTTCATTGCGGAATCGGGGCAGACTGCCAGAGGCGATCGCCCTGAACCAGGGTATGCACCTGCCATGACGTCTGGGTATGGGGATAATCCAAGCGATAATGACTGCCTCGACTTTCGGTGCGAAAGAGCGCACTCTGCAAAATCCCATCGGCAATGTCCAGCAGGTTCTGGGTCTCACCCCAGTACCGCAAACTGGCAGCAGGTTCTGGGTCAGCAGGTAACTCCCAGGAGACACCAGGAGGCAAGGATGCTAGAAATTGGCTGAGGGGGAAAGCGGCAAAGGATTGTCGCCAATCTGTGACTTGGGCGATCGCCCGCTGGAGATCGAGAAGTTGCCGACAGATCCCCGCCCCTTGCCATATGAGTTGGGGGAGTTGTTGGCGCAGGGAATGGATCGCATGGATCTGAGGCAGGGTGAGTAAGTTGGGTGGCAGCTGCAAGGCTGGCCGGAGAGGATTTGAGAGGGCTGGAATCTTGCAGCCCTCTCTCCCTAGGGGCAATTCCGCCATTTGCATCCCAAAGACCAGGCACTCCAGCAGGGAATTACTCGCCAGACGATTGGCACCATGCACCCCCGTACTAGCCGTTTCCCCCACCGCGTAGAGACCTGGGATGGAGGTCTGCCCGACGAGATCCGTCGTAATTCCCCCCATCCAGTAATGGGCAGCAGGAGCCACCGGAATCCGCTGCTGGGTAACATCAATCCCCCACTGTTGGCAGACCCGCAGAATGTTAGGGAAGCGGTGGTGCAGCGTTTCTGGGGGTAGGGGACGCAGATCTAGCCAGACATGGGCTGGGTGATCTGGATAGCGGTGGGCAAAGGTTTGCAGATGACTGTAAATCGCCCGACTGACGACATCCCTGGGGGCTAATTCCCCACTGGGATGGTAGTCAAAGGCAAATCGATGCCCCCGACTGTCAACCAAGTGTGCCCCTTCCCCCCCGCACTGCTTCACTGATGAGAAATCGTGGGGCTCCCGGACAGGTGAGAGCCGTGGGATGAAATTGCACAAATTCTAAATCCCGAACTTCAGCCCCTGCCCGCCAAGCTAGCGCCACCCCATCTCCGGTGCTCCCCTGGGGATTTGTGGTTTGGGCATAGACCTGACCTCCGCCTCCGGTGGCTAAAATCACTGCGTTGGCTCGAACCCAGAGAATGCGATCGCCGTGAACCAATGAGACTCCCTGACAGCGGTGTCCCTGAGCATCCATCCATAGATTCAAGACAAAGGTTTCTGAGAACAGATGAATGTGGGAGTGCTGTAAGACCTGGTGAATCAGGGTGGTGATGATCGCCTGCCCCGTGGTATCAGCCGCATGGAGCACCCGTCGTCGGGAGTGGGCTGCTTCTAAGGTGAGTGCCAGTTCTCCCTGCTGTCCCCGATCAAATCCCACCCCCATGTCTAGGAGCTTTTGAATACACCGGGGGGCTTGCTGTACCAGTAGTTCCACCGCATCCGGTTCACAGAGCCCCGCCCCTGCCCGCAGGGTGTCCTGAATGTGTAACTGGGGGGAGTCATCTGCCGAGATGGCGACAGCAATGCCCCCCTGTGCCCACCCACTGGCAGACAGCGACAGGGAATCCTTCGTGATCAGTCCCACACGAAGCGTTGGGGGCAAACACAGGGCTGCATACAGTCCAGCTGCTCCACCACCGATAATCAAGACATCAAAAGGACTGGACAGCCGGGATAACGATGCCAACTCTGGAGGATTCAACGTCCGATCCCATCAAACATAAAAAACTGCTCTCTGTTGGCGATACCAGGGATGAATTCCCTTGGGTCCCACCCAGGAATCCCAGAGAGCAAAAAAAATCATCCCTTTAAATTATCTCCGGCAGTCAGTGACTGGGAGCGATCCTGGGAGCGAGAAGGCTCAAGGTTCAACTACTCTCCCGGTTTAGCGATAGATCCCGTTATTGTAGCGATCGCCCCCTTCCACCAGCGCCGATTCGACATCCGTGACGGTAAAATTCCCCAGATTGCTCTGCAAGACCGATTTCTGGACATCGTTTAAGCCAGGGATGGCTAGCACCTCATCCACGGACGCATAGGGGGCATTTTCCACAATGATGCGAGCGAGGTTCGGATACATTCCCGCATACTGACGAAAGGCACGGACATTGGTGTTATTCAAATCAATCTTTTTACCAAAATCAGTGCCGAGCTTATCATCCACTGTATTTCGGATCGGCTCTTCCACGGCTAAAACTGCGGTGGCACGTACCTGATTGAAATCTATAGCAAGGGCAGGCTGAGGGAGGCCAAACCATCCCAGTAATCCAATGCCTAAACTCAAAACCGTCAATAAGTGAATGAATCGTTTCATAAATTCTTGCCTCTGACTCTTAGACTGCGTTCTAGACACATCATCTCTTTGAGACTACCATTTCCCCTGATCATAAAAGTCAATTTCTCCTTCCCTTAAAAGTTACAATTCTTAATGTTTTAAGAATAATAAGTCTCCGTTTCCTTCGCGGTTCCCAAGTTCTCTAATTGGGACAGCTCGACCCATTCACTGGCACAGGGAAACTCGAGCATGTTGACAATGAAGCTGCTGAGATCCTCAAAGGAACCCGCATAGGTTAGCATCGGAGACTCATAGCCCTTTAAACTGACCTGATGCTGCTGGAAAATATTGTGGTGGCCGAGAAGCTTGGACAGCAGGCGATAGGTTGTTTCTCCCAGGGCAAAGTCAAGGCTGATTTGTTTGGTGATCGTCTCTAATCGAAAGGCCTCATTCACCGTATCCCCTAAGGCTGTGTAGTCCGGGCGATCGCCACTGCCCGTATTCCCCACCATGGCATAGCCGGTATTGATGCCAGCCCCAACCCGCAACTGGAAAGGCACGGGGTAGAGGTTGCACAGTTCGCTGGTCATGTGATGAAAACTTTGGAGAGCCTGCAAAATCTGGAGCATTTCTCGGTGACCCACCCCCTGGGTGCCGTGAATCCAGACGGCCATGACGGCATCACCAATGTATTTGTCAACCCAGCTTCCATGCTCCCGAATAATGTCCCCTGCCCGCCGGAACCAGGTGCCAATCAACTCCGAGAGAATTTTCTCATCCATTTGCCGTGCTAACACGGTGAAGTTACGGATATCCACCACCAGCACCGAAATCAGGCTGCGGACGTGGAGAGCTGCGGTCGCCGTGTATTCCTTAGAGCCAGAGTTGTCGGTGGCCACAGGTGCATGGGAGGGGCAACAGAACTCTAGTTCACTCTGACCAAAGGTGAGGTGATCGCCATTGTGCAAAATGACTGGAATACTGACCCGACGACCATTGATAAAAGAACCATTCCGACTGCCCAAGTCAATCAGATAAAAATTCCCCCGTTTCCATATACTGCAACATGGCATGGTTCCGGGAAATCCAGCGGTCTATCAGCACAAAGTTGCTGTCACTACTCCGGCCAATTGTCCAGTAGTAACCGCCAACCAGTGGGAAATAGCGATCGCCAAACTCAGTTCTAAGAATGAGATGAGGAACAGCTTGCAAAGTATCTGAAGAGTGGAAGGGTGAGACCCGCTCATTTACAATGACGCATCAGACAAAATCATACGCCAGAGTTACCTAGAATAGGGTCGTATTGATGATTGATATCGGTACAAGCCTCGATCTTTGGCTACAGGTACCCTGGGTGCGGTGACTGTCGTCCATCTGCCCAGAGATGGTGAGCGGCTCGAGCCTAACTTCACGAGTGAGGAGGGCAAGACAGCTATTAGCGCTTTGCCAGCGCAGATTGAATGGTCGCTGGTAATTGCCGCAGGATTTTCCCCTTTTCCCGATCCACAGCCACCAAGGTCACTTGGGCACTGACATAGAGTTCTGAGGCGTTCGGAGACTGAATTTGATAGTCCCAGAGAATTCTCACCCCTTCTAAATCCGCCATCCGGGCTTTCACCAAGGCAGTCTGCCCCATCCGTACCGGGCGATGATAGCGTACCGACAATTCAACGACGGGCAGATCACAACCCATTCCCACCAAGGTGGCAAAATCGATCCCCAGTTGGTGCAGGTATTCGACTCGGGCTTCCTCCATCCAGGTGAGATAAGTGCCATGCCAGACTACACCAGCATAGTCTGTGTGATGGGGATAGGCTTGAACCAGATACTCAAACCAATCACCGGACGTTCCCTGAGAGCAGCTTTGGAGATCAGGTTTCGGTGGTAATTGGGGTTGAAATTGTGTCGCCGTATTGTTCATCCTTTGCCAACGCATTCCTCCAACAATATGCTCTTATAGCATCTTTAGCGTCCTTTGCTCACTGATGCTGGCAAGAAATCCCAATCTTTCTGATCATGGGTGAGTTTGAAACAATTCTTAAACCAGGGCGATCGCATTTTTTTATAATCCCCAGCCAGCCCTAGCCTGGAAGTACAATTACTTATACGAACCAACGTTGAGATCTAAATTGGATCCATCTCCAATCCAGAGGCAACGTTGGTTGCAAAGAGCAATATTGAGATTGAGGGGCGTTTGACGCATCTTAGACCATTATCGAAATCTTTCCCAAGGGCGAGCTGACACGTCAGCGCCTGTGAGATCCCAGAGAATGAGATCAACTGAAACGATTTGAGCAGACTGAACTCCATAGGGAAGCGCGACCATGATAGAAAAAACTTTTACTCGCAGATTCTGGCACCGGTCAGTCCGAACAAATGCTCAGAAGCCTGATGGAAATTCCATCCATTCAACGTGCTACCGTGACAGTTCTGCACGTTGTTCCTCCCCAAGTAACCGCTGAGGCCATGACTGACAAGTGGGAAGCAGGGGGTAAAACCCTCGCTGCCGCAATTCAAGCCCTTCGGCTCGATCCGAACTATGTCACGGCAATGCTCCGCCAAGGCGATCCCAAAGACATTGTTTGTAAAGTCGCTGAAGAAATCGACACCGATTTAATCATCATGGGATCGCGAGGGCTGAAGCGACTGGAATCAATTCTAGAAAACTCTGTCAGTCAGTACGTTTTCCAACTTTCCGCCCGACCGATGCTATTGGTCAAGGATGATATCTATGTCCGTAAGATCAACCGGATTATGGTTGCCATTGATCCATCCGATGCTGCCAAACAGGGGTTGAAACTGGCGCTCTACCTACTCCGAGACATCAAAGGCGGGCAGTTAACCCTGGTGCACATCAATGAAGATCCCAAGTCGGGGGCCGATGTCTCCGGGACACTTGCTGAGAAAGAACCGAGTTTGGCTGCTGCCGTTACCGAGGCTAAGAAGTTCGGTGTTCCCTACCGCTGCATTGCCAGCTCGGGGAAACCAGGGGAAGTCTTGTGCCGACTCGCCCAGGAAACCAATGCTGATCTGCTGGTGCTCGGTTCTCCCGATCGCCGTCCGTCCATTGCTCGGAGCATGCCTGACTTGGATCGACTCCTAGGTACCTCCCTCTCTGACTACGTGCGAGTTCACGCAGAGTGTCCGGTGTTGCTGGCTAGGACGGCCGCCTAGCCTTGGGCGGGAATCCATAAAACAAGCACCAGAAATAATCACTTCTGGTGCTTGGTTTTTTAGCGAAACAGGTATGACGTTTCCAAGAAGTCTTGAAATTTTGGTCAGCTTCCTTGCTTACCCGTCTGAATGTACAAAATCAATAGAAAGACGCTTGGCACCAAGACAAATAAGATGCTGGCAACAAACCCTAAGTCATTGACTTCCATTGCATCTGCCCCTAATACACATGAAATGCTGATCCACAGAATACCACTTCATGAATCGACCCGTTCTCCCCAGGGTCAGTTTTACAGTTTTGGCTCACGGTTTCGTCTTCACCGTCACAGGGCCTTGGACAACAACTTGGCAGGCTAACCGATAGGTATCTGGCTTCTTTTTTAACTTACGGGTTTCAAAATCACTGCGGGGCGAGAGATTCTCGGCACCCTCCACAATCTCAACCACACAGGTTCCACACTGACCGTAGCCGCCACAGTTCGTCATTTTGCCAACGAAGGTGTAGATATCCACTCCATTCTCTAGGGCCTGCAGTCGCAAGTTAGCTCCATCCGCAGCCACAACTTCCCGGCCTTCTTTAAGAAACGTAATATTTGCCATCCCTAATTTCCTGGTTCCTTCACAGGAAATTATAAAGAAAAGTGAGCATTTTTTGCTAATTGTAAACCTTCCGATGACTTCCTGAGGCCGCTTGCACGGAGACGGAATTCATGGTTACAATTCTTTAGATTCTTTTTCATAAACAAACCACAAGATTAACTTCCAGTTATGAGTGGAATTGCAACCGTCCAAAGTGGCACAATAGCTTCAAAGGAACGGGGGATTGGTGGAGTCTGAAGCTCAATCATCTGACAGAGTCATCTGAATGTTGCCACTGAAGCTTGGTAACCTGATAGGTGGGACTTAAAATACCCATCGATCAGGGATTCAGAAGGCTAAGGTTCAAGACTACAGGGGCACTTCCTCTGACGGTCATCTTAAATCAGGATTGATTTGAGGAATCTGGAATCTGAGTCATATGGGTATTGAGTTTCATTTTTTAACAAACAGGATGGGCAAATCCCAGCTTTTGCGGCGCAGACCCCTGCTCCGAAGTTGCGGAAACGATCTGACCTGGAGTTTCAGTCTCCTGATGCTGTTCAGGTCATCTGAGGGCATCAGCACTGACAACTTTAATAAGCTGCTGAAACCAGCGTAGAAGAAGTAGATGTATTAAGAGGAGGCGCGTAGTCAATGGGACTACCCTGGTATCGAGTACACACGGTCGTCCTGAATGACCCCGGGCGACTAATTGCTGTACACCTAATGCACACCGCTCTGGTGGCTGGCTGGGCTGGCTCTATGGCTTTGTATGAGCTAGCCATTTTTGATCCAAGTGACGCTGTTCTCAACCCGATGTGGCGTCAGGGTATGTTTGTGCTGCCATTCATGGCTCGCTTAGGCGTGACCAAGTTCCTGGGGAGGATGGAGCATTACCGGTGAATCTGTTGCAGATCCTGGTTTTTGGTCATTTGAGGGGGTTGCTAGCGTTCATATCGTCCTGGCGGGGTTGCTGTTCCTGGCAGCTTGCTGGCATTGGGTCTACTGGGATTTGGAGCTATTCAGAGATCCCCGAACAGGTGAGTCCGCCTTGGATCTACCTAAGATGTTTGGCATTCACCTGTTTCTGTCTGGTCTACTGTGTTTTGGTTTTGGGGCATTTCACCTGACGGGTCTGTTTGGACCAGGAATGTGGGTCTCCGATCCCTACGGCCTGACGGGTAGCATCCAACCCGTTGCTCCCGCATGGGGCCCCGATGGCTTCAACCCCTTCAATCCCGGAGGGATTGTCGCCCATCATATTGCGGCTGGTATTGTCGGCATCATTGCTGGGCTCTTTCATCTGAGTGTTCGTCCCCCCCAGCGACTCTACAAAGCGTTGCGGATGGGGAATATTGAGACTGTACTCTCTAGCAGTATTGCCGCTGTGTTCTTTGCTGCTTTTGTGGTGGCAGGAACGATGTGGTATGGAAGCGCTGCGACTCCCATTGAGTTGTTTGGCCCTACTCGCTACCAGTGGGATGGTGGCTACTTCCAGCAAGAGATTGATCGTCGTGTGCAGTCCAGTTTGGCAGATGGAAAAACTCCTGAAGCTGCTTGGTCTGCGATCCCTGAGAAGCTAGCCTTCTATGACTATGTCGGCAACAGCCCTGCGAAGGGAGGTTTGTTCCGAACTGGGCCGATGAACCAGGGGGATGGATTGGCTCAAAGTTGGTTGGGTCATCCTGTCTTTAGAGACAGTGCTGGTCGGGAATTAAGCGTTCGCCGACTACCGAACTTCTTCGAGAACTTCCCAGTTGTTCTCTCTGATCAAGATGGGGTAGTTCGTGCAGACATCCCCTTCCGTCGGGCTGAGTCTCGCTACAGCTTCGAGCAAGCAGGAATTACGGCTAGTTTCTACGGTGGCGCTTTGAATGGGCAGACCTTTACTGACCCAGCAACGGTCAAACAATATGCCCGGCGTGCCCAATTGGGTGAAGTGTTTGAGTTTGATCGGGAAACCTTGAACTCGGATGGAGTCTTCCGTACCAGTCCTCGTGGCTGGTTTACCTTTGGCCATGCGGTCTTTGCCCTCCTCTTCTTCTTCGGCCACATTTGGCACGGATCTCGGACACTCTTCCGAGATGTGTTTGCTGGGGTTGATCCAGATCTAGAGGAACAAGTTGAGTTTGGTCTCTTCCAAAAGGTGGGTGATCTGACAACTCGCAAGAAGGAAGCTGTCTAAGCTTTTCTCCTCAATGACAGAATGGCCTAACCCCTCCTGTGATTCTTCGCAGCTGATTTGTTAGGC
Coding sequences within:
- the psbU gene encoding photosystem II complex extrinsic protein PsbU, with the protein product MKRFIHLLTVLSLGIGLLGWFGLPQPALAIDFNQVRATAVLAVEEPIRNTVDDKLGTDFGKKIDLNNTNVRAFRQYAGMYPNLARIIVENAPYASVDEVLAIPGLNDVQKSVLQSNLGNFTVTDVESALVEGGDRYNNGIYR
- a CDS encoding FAD-dependent oxidoreductase gives rise to the protein MASLSRLSSPFDVLIIGGGAAGLYAALCLPPTLRVGLITKDSLSLSASGWAQGGIAVAISADDSPQLHIQDTLRAGAGLCEPDAVELLVQQAPRCIQKLLDMGVGFDRGQQGELALTLEAAHSRRRVLHAADTTGQAIITTLIHQVLQHSHIHLFSETFVLNLWMDAQGHRCQGVSLVHGDRILWVRANAVILATGGGGQVYAQTTNPQGSTGDGVALAWRAGAEVRDLEFVQFHPTALTCPGAPRFLISEAVRGGRGTLG
- a CDS encoding FAD-binding protein; this encodes MVDSRGHRFAFDYHPSGELAPRDVVSRAIYSHLQTFAHRYPDHPAHVWLDLRPLPPETLHHRFPNILRVCQQWGIDVTQQRIPVAPAAHYWMGGITTDLVGQTSIPGLYAVGETASTGVHGANRLASNSLLECLVFGMQMAELPLGREGCKIPALSNPLRPALQLPPNLLTLPQIHAIHSLRQQLPQLIWQGAGICRQLLDLQRAIAQVTDWRQSFAAFPLSQFLASLPPGVSWELPADPEPAASLRYWGETQNLLDIADGILQSALFRTESRGSHYRLDYPHTQTSWQVHTLVQGDRLWQSAPIPQ
- a CDS encoding radical SAM protein, producing the protein MSPLVANYYLTYRCNARCHFCDIWALEPPQEADLQTIQQNLADLRRLGVKYVDFTGGEPLLRSDVGAIYTEAKRQGFYTTMTTNTILYPKRAKEIQGLVDFLNFSLDGSDAETHDQSRGVKIFDTLVESVAIAQDLGEFPVLNHTVTAQNYQRISEVAELGQRLNVRIWLNPAFTAHSHYNSKKNPTPEMVAAIESAARQYSGLGYNKAALAFIQAGGNDTQNPRCKAVDAVIAISPDNKLLLPCYHFAQTGVPIEGRLYDLYRQSEVVESYRQSQGKLSVCEGCTVWCYLIPSFFMGMDKYWWLNQVTYASEFLARKRFLQRV
- a CDS encoding DNA polymerase III subunit gamma/tau yields the protein MTYEPLHHKYRPQTFAQLVGQTAIATTLTNALRQQRIAPAYLFTGPRGTGKTSSARILAKSLNCIQEDRPTEHPCGVCEVCLSIIRGAALDVIEIDAASNTGVDNIRELIERAQFAPVQCRYKVYVIDECHMLSVAAFNALLKTLEEPPPRVVFVLATTDPQRVLPTIISRCQRFDFRRIPLEAMVGHLGAIAHQEQIQITPDALELVGQIAQGGLRDAESLLDQLSLLPGPVRVEQVWDLVGAVPERDLLTLVQAIAQDQPEQILDQARHLMDRGREPLIVLQNLASFYRDLLIAKTAPTRQDLVAITAPTWLQLCEFVQGFDLATILVGQQHLRTAELQIKNTTQPRLWLEVTLMGLLPSAQILSLKSQAPPPASASLATPPLTPPAAITSSSPPQPPKTSLAPIPQQSLTEAAPKPSDFADPQLDATTELTQIWNTVIEEVQPYSTQVLVRQQCRLLAFRSQDARVAVSSQPLLKITQGKLPNLEAAFEKVFQRKVKVTLEVASSPEQPLTPAPLPIDNGQYQNRAPVNEMPLPPLVAPPPPTLASHSLPMAAAAPPPKIGEAATPPSTPEPQDSEVPPTPTAGLSQSFTWQPEDEVTRAAKSLADFFRGQIVSLESGSTAPEAIASDPLPIWEEPDGDGETSF
- a CDS encoding glycosyltransferase, with product MPANSWPENDSCNEFEAIDTLLAELSTFSEADETPHPVQGQFQGRRRKAAIVLVIIWSGTIALHLVSWGIWLVLALTTVMGVHALRILLARPLSVSEWTTASKPETDTLAETWPLISLLVAAKNEEAVIGNLIRTLCNLDYPVSRYELWVIDDNSTDQTPVILEQFTGKYPQLKVLRRPPGASGGKSGALNQVLPLTMGDIVGVFDADAQVTPDLLQRLLPLFVRPAVGAVQVRKDIANAPTNLWTQGQAAEMALDSYFQQQRVAIGGIGELRGNGQFVRRTALEGCGGWNEETITDDLDLTLRLHLHNWDVDFLLAPAVSEEGVTRAISLWHQRNRWAEGGFQRYLDYWQLLFQNRLGKAKTFDLILFWITQYLLPTAAIPDSLMAIARSRLPILTPITALTIGLSLAGMFLGLRRIQQRSYVTTLLQTLYGTFYMLHWLVIVASVTMRMSIRPKRLKWIKTIHQGSHTAEVGQSQN
- a CDS encoding adenylate/guanylate cyclase domain-containing protein; its protein translation is MPCCSIWKRGNFYLIDLGSRNGSFINGRRVSIPVILHNGDHLTFGQSELEFCCPSHAPVATDNSGSKEYTATAALHVRSLISVLVVDIRNFTVLARQMDEKILSELIGTWFRRAGDIIREHGSWVDKYIGDAVMAVWIHGTQGVGHREMLQILQALQSFHHMTSELCNLYPVPFQLRVGAGINTGYAMVGNTGSGDRPDYTALGDTVNEAFRLETITKQISLDFALGETTYRLLSKLLGHHNIFQQHQVSLKGYESPMLTYAGSFEDLSSFIVNMLEFPCASEWVELSQLENLGTAKETETYYS